CGACGGTGTCGAGGTGAAGCTATGCCGGGAGGAAGGCAACCCCACCGAGGTCTTCTTGATCTGTCGCTCCACGCAACGTCGGGCCAAAGAGAAAGCCATGCATGGACGCTTCAGCCTGCGCATCGAGGCCGCGCTCAAGCGCTTGGCCGGGCGGATCGAACGTTCCAAGCAGCCAATCGATCGGGAGCAGGTAGAGCGCCAAGTAGGACGCCTGCTGCAGCGCAACAGCCGCGCCGCCAAGCGCTACCAGATCACGTTTGAGACCGCGACGGACAAGCCCGCTGGGTTACGGCTGCAGTGGCCGGTAGACCCGAAGTGGGAGGACTGGGCAGAGCAGAGCGAGGGGGTCTATGTGTTACAGATCAACATTCTGGACTGGACGCCTGAGGCGCTGTGGAAGACGTACATCCAGCTGACCGAGGCGGAGTCGGCGTTTCGCATTCACAAGAGTGATCTTTCCTTGCGGCCCATTTGGCACCAGCGAGCCGACCGGGTGCAGGCGCACATCCTCATCTGCTTCCTAGCGTACGTTCTGTGGAAGACTCTGGAGCAGTGGCAGGCGAGGGCTCGGCTCGGCAACAGTCCGCGCTTCCTGCTCGACCAACTCCGAGAGATTCAAAGTGTCGAGGTCGCCCTCCCGTTGGCCGACGATCCAAAAAAGGAGGTGAAGATCCGATGCGTCGTTCGTCCCGAGCCAGCCCAGGCGATGCTGCTTGACCGCCTGCGGGTACGGCTCCCAGAGCGCCTGCGTATCCCCAGCGGCCTGTGTTGAGAATGTAGTGCCAACTTTTGAGGGAAACCCCTTGAAGCGCCTAGGCTCGATCCCTCAAACTGCGGAAGTTGGGCTAGTCCTGCATCGTTCGATCATGCCTATCACAACTCCGGGCCTTGCGCGGCCCGCCGGGACGAGCGTCCTGATGGGCAACATGCCCATCAGGATCGCCGTGACGGCCAATCGAGGTCGCGTCGTTTCAGGTCGCACGGGTGCGTAGCTCGTGATGCGTCGGCAGAGGCTCGGAAGTACATCCGAACGCGCACTGCATGCAGCACGCCGCTCCGCCATCGGCGGCGGCGTAGCAAGCCGGCTGCGGAATGCAGCCGCACGTGAAGCAGCAGCCGGAACAATGGCCGCTCCTCAGGCGCACTAGCCAACGTTGGCCGTCGACAAGAACCTGCGCTTCACCACCCACTCCGACGTGGTGGGTGACGTGCTCCATCAGGATCTGCCGATCGTAGGGATCGCGCGCGGGGAGAAAAATCCCTCCTCCGGAAAACGAAACGTGCGCAACTCCCTTCGACAGGCAGCACGGTTCCCGTTCGGGGCGCGCGGTCACCGCATGCGGTGTTTCCTTCGCTTCCGCGGCATTACGCCAACGTGTTCCTGCAGGTGCTTCTATGGCCGAATGCAACATAATATTCCTCCAAAGATCTCAATCCCCAAAGTTCGATGAGGCCCGGGGCCGGTGGAACGCGCTGATGGGGGCACAGCTGCCCGCCGGCACGGATCCCGAGTCACCACGGCACCTAGCGACGCGACCGTCGCTACCGAGTAACCGAGTGACCGGGTTGGTTGGAAGGGAGAGATCGGCTTGTTGTTCGGGCGGGGAGCTTCAGCCGGCGGACCGGAATTGGAATGAACGCGATCCGCCGCGTCCTCAGAACTACTAGGAACGTGCCTACCAGGACAGGTACGAACACGCGTACATCGACGCGCATAGGTAATGCAAACGGGGGGTCAACATCTGTTGCAGACTCTGACAGGAGAACCAACTGGCTCGAGCCCGGCTGCTTGTGCGTGCAAGCGGCAACGCGACCAATCGGGCGCAGAAACCCCGGCAACACAGCGAGGAGAATGAACGCAGTAACAACCAGCCTGAAGCGCAACCTCAAAGGCCTCCTCTCACGACTCATGACGCTCTGAGATCTCGAGTATTCACGGAATCACCTCAGGTAAAACCCTAACCTTCCTTGGCAACGCGCGAAAACGGCCGCGCCGCCGGGCAGACTAGCTGCTCGGCGGGACAACTAGGCGATCCATCGAATGCACTCCCTGAAAGAGGACTCGACGGCGCAGTGAATACTTCACGATCGCGAGTCGTCCATACGGCCATGCGGGCGGTCAACGGAAAGACGCTGCTCTATACGCTAGGCGCCGCTGCTCTCATTCTCTTCACGATTATGGCAGGCGTCCTGCGGCCACTGACCCAGGTTTCCGGTCATACCCACAACCGGTGGGGATTGAACCGCGCGGCCCTCCTTTCAGAGCCCGCGGCTAATGACGACGGGCGGCTCACACTCCCCGTTCGTGCCGAGGCGCATGTGGTTACGCCTGTCGTGGTAGGCGCGTTCCTGCTGGTTTTGAAGACACGGCGGACCGCGTTTGCTCCAATCCCGGTTCGCCGACTGAAGCGTCCCGCTCGACCCACAAGCCCTTCTCTCCCGTCAGACTGACGCCCCCACGGAGCGACGTGGTGCCGCGACGTTGGTCGTGACCCGGGATCCCGGCCGGCGGGCGGTTGTCCCCCCAACCGGCCCGCCGGTCCCCGGTTTCTACAGGTGCGAAAGTTTTGGAGGAAGGCATGTTGGACACACTCATTCAACTTCTACGACCGGTCCCTCTATTCCATGGTCTCGGGCCCAGTGAGTTGGCGGCGGTTGCTCAGGCGGCCGAAAACCACGAGGTCGAACGCGTGCGCTACTTCTTTGAAGATGGCGGCCACGGTGACACCGTGTATTTACTTCGGCACGGCTGCGTGAAAATTACTCAGGCGGCGCCTCGGGGCACACAGGTTTTGCTGCGTGTAGTCGGCCCTGGAGAACTCTTCGGGGCAATGGGTGACTTGGGAGACCAGCTACGTCCGGTGTCCGCGCAGGCGCTGTGCTGGTGCCAGGCTCTCACCTGGAATCGCACAGTCATCGGCAGGCTCATGAAGACATACTCCGTCATTGCCCTCAACGCACTAAGTGAGCTTGAGGATCAACTGTTCGAGCTGCAAAGCCGT
The Candidatus Binatia bacterium genome window above contains:
- a CDS encoding Crp/Fnr family transcriptional regulator, yielding MLDTLIQLLRPVPLFHGLGPSELAAVAQAAENHEVERVRYFFEDGGHGDTVYLLRHGCVKITQAAPRGTQVLLRVVGPGELFGAMGDLGDQLRPVSAQALCWCQALTWNRTVIGRLMKTYSVIALNALSELEDQLFELQSRYQGLTTERVEQRIARTLIRLARQAGRETQDGLLIDLPLSRQDLAAMTGTALWTVSRILSAWERNGVIASGGQKVAILQLDGLLAMAREPTGHLKVPVAFSLRGTPEYPTGKMHG